TCCTCGGAAAAATTTTCCCCGTAACGGCGGCGGATACCTTCCTCGACCAGCTTGCGCAAATAACTTGCTTCATCATAGCCTTCCGGCACGGCAAATTTGGGAATATGCTGGGTTTTATTGTCGAAATCAAAATCGATTTTCTCGGCGATGCGCAGAGTGTTTTCTAAATATTCCGGATGCGCGGGAAAAAGCTCCTGCATTTCCGCCAGATTTTTGTAATAAGTTTCGGGGTGCGCTTTCAGGCGGTCGCTGTCGGTCAGTAGTTTGTTTTGCGAAACGCACAGCAAGATATCCTGGATCAGAGCGTCGCCGTTGTCGGTGAAATGGCTATCATTGGTGGCGACGATGGGGATATTTAATTCTTGAGCGATCTGCTGCAGTCCGGCTAGCGCCTGTTTTTGTTCGGGCATGCCGTGGTTTTGGGTTTCGAGATAGTAGTCGTCGCCAAAAAGATTTTTGTAGCGCCGCGCCGCTTCCAGCGCTTCGCTGTAGCGATTGTTTAAAAGCATTTCCGGCACTTCGCCGGCGATGCAGGCGGACAGGCAGATCAGCCCTGAGTGGTATTTTTCCAGCAAATCCCAATCAATGCGCGGGCGGTAATAAAAACCGTCGATACTGGCCAGCGAAACCATTTTGATCAGATTGCGGTAGCCAGTCTCATTTTTGACCAGCAAAATCAAATGGTAGTTGGCCGCGTCGAGTTTGGTCTCTTTTTGATGCAGGCTGCGCGCCGCGACATAAGTTTCACAGCCGATGATCGGCTTGACGCCTTGCTTTTTGCACTCTTTCCAAAAAAGATAAACGCCGTGCATGGTGCCGTGGTCGGTGATGGCCGCCGCTGGAAAACCGTAAGTTTTGGCGCGCGTGACAATATCCTCAATGCGCGAAGCCCCGTCGAGCAGCGAATATTCCGTGTGCGTATGCAGATGAACAAAACTCATTTAGTTTTTCCTATTATTAGATTAACTTCTAAAAGCGTCTTTTATTAACTCGATGTTTTGCACAGCGTTGTTCGGGCTGAAAGAAATCAAAACCGCGTCAAACCGCACATAACTATCATTCAATTTATTGGCCTGCAGATAATGCCGCGCGGTGCGGATAATCCTTTTTTGTTTGGCCGGATCGACCGCCGCCCGCAGATCGCGCAGGGAATTCTCTTTATAATACTTTACCTCGACAAAGGCAAGGACATTTTTGTCCGGCAGTTTTTCCGCAGTGACAAGGTCGATTTCACCGCCGCGGCAGGCATAATTTTTGGCGAGTATTTGATAGCCCTGGGATAACAAAAAATCCACGGCAATTTTTTCGCCTTTGGCGCCGACGATACGCATAACAGAGTAATTATAACAAATTTAGCGGCCGCTGGAGAATAATTTGGCTAGAAAAGTCTTTAATATTTTTCCGCAGGGCTTTGGCGATTTTTAGCAATATCGAACCGCGGTCTTATGCGCTGATTTTTATCCGTAAATGTTATGCGTAGGCGCCAGGTAAATACCCGACGGCACGCCGGAAGCGCTAGAGCTTGGTTTGCGTGAATGGCTTAATGGCGGGATGGGGTGAAAGGATAGGCGCGCTGGATACAGACATTGGGCTAATTAAACCGCACTAAATCTTTTTTTATAATCGATTGAAATTCCGGCGATATATTGTTCAAATCCACAACATCAACTTTATAGGGCAATAAAGAATTATCAAAATCTATGCTCAATCGCAGTAAAGTTCTGGGCGGCAACGGCTGTCCGAAATTGTCTACGGCAATATCCAAATCGGAATATTGGCGTGCCTTGCCGGTGGCTCGGGAGCCAAAAATATAAACAGCGGCGTCTCGAAAATCTGAATTAGCCAAAATTTTTCTAATCAAAAGCAGGTGGTTTTCTTCTATAGTAATACTCATAGCTCTGTAAGTTTTTGCTGTAATTGCTCCAGCAAGAACTCCGCCTCTCGAAGAAATTCCGGAACCACTGAAATAACCAAATTAGCTTTTGTTTCAGCATATGTATGGCTGGTCATATTTCTGATCTTTCTGTACTCTTCCCATTTGCCCAGATCATTCAACAACAACCCCTTTTCATTGGACAATCTAAATTAAATTCCGTTACGGCCTCTTGCAGTGTTTTGACCGCTTGGGTAAAAGAAGATAAATTAAGTTTCATTGTTTAATTATAACACTGAAACATTAAGAAACTCACAGTATCAAATCCCCAAATCCGCTTTTTTGAACAACGCGTCCATTTGAAAACCGGCCTGGGCGATGTTTTCTGCCCCACAAAACGCCGGACGCCTAATGAAAAAAATCCCCGATATCTTTGTTCAGCGCTTTGGCGATTTTTAACAGAGTGATGATAGTTGGTAGGCGTGTGCCGTCCTCGATATTCTGGATGTAGCGCAGACTCAGGTCTACTTTATCTGCCAGTTTTTCCTGGGT
This DNA window, taken from Candidatus Margulisiibacteriota bacterium, encodes the following:
- a CDS encoding nucleotidyltransferase substrate binding protein, whose amino-acid sequence is MSNEKGLLLNDLGKWEEYRKIRNMTSHTYAETKANLVISVVPEFLREAEFLLEQLQQKLTEL
- a CDS encoding YraN family protein — its product is MRIVGAKGEKIAVDFLLSQGYQILAKNYACRGGEIDLVTAEKLPDKNVLAFVEVKYYKENSLRDLRAAVDPAKQKRIIRTARHYLQANKLNDSYVRFDAVLISFSPNNAVQNIELIKDAFRS
- a CDS encoding helix-turn-helix transcriptional regulator, with protein sequence MEINIGKNTKRFRKSAGLTQEKLADKVDLSLRYIQNIEDGTRLPTIITLLKIAKALNKDIGDFFH
- a CDS encoding nucleotidyltransferase domain-containing protein gives rise to the protein MSITIEENHLLLIRKILANSDFRDAAVYIFGSRATGKARQYSDLDIAVDNFGQPLPPRTLLRLSIDFDNSLLPYKVDVVDLNNISPEFQSIIKKDLVRFN